In Mangifera indica cultivar Alphonso chromosome 1, CATAS_Mindica_2.1, whole genome shotgun sequence, a single genomic region encodes these proteins:
- the LOC123192563 gene encoding aquaporin PIP2-2-like, producing MAKDIEVGGPRDFQAKDYYDPPPAPLIDAEELTKWSFYRAIIAEFVATLLFLYITVLTVIGYKSQTDPDLNTDQCGGVGILGIAWAFGGMIFVLVYCTAGISGGHINPAVTFGLFLARKVSLVRAILYMAAQCLGAICGCGLVKAFQKAYYDRYGGGANGLADGYSTGTGLGAEIIGTFVLVYTVFSATDPKRNARDSHVPVLAPLPIGFAVFMVHLATIPVTGTGINPARSFGAAVIYNQDKTWDDHWIFWVGPLIGAAIAAFYYQFVLRASAVKAFGSFRSSSAI from the exons ATGGCCAAGGACATTGAAGTAGGTGGGCCTCGCGACTTCCAGGCGAAGGACTACTACGACCCGCCGCCGGCTCCTCTGATCGACGCTGAAGAGTTAACCAAGTGGTCATTTTACAGAGCCATTATAGCTGAGTTCGTAGCCACTCTCTTGTTCTTGTACATAACTGTGTTGACCGTGATTGGTTACAAGAGCCAGACTGACCCAGACCTTAATACCGATCAATGTGGTGGTGTTGGCATTCTCGGCATCGCTTGGGCCTTTGGTGGCATGATCTTCGTTCTCGTTTACTGCACCGCCGGCATTTCTG GTGGGCACATTAACCCGGCTGTAACATTTGGGCTGTTTTTGGCGAGAAAGGTGTCTCTAGTGCGAGCCATACTGTACATGGCGGCTCAGTGTTTGGGAGCCATTTGTGGTTGTGGGCTAGTTAAGGCATTCCAGAAGGCTTACTATGACAGATACGGCGGAGGAGCCAACGGGCTCGCCGACGGCTACAGCACCGGAACTGGGTTGGGCGCTGAGATTATTGGAACTTTTGTTCTTGTCTACACTGTTTTCTCTGCAACTGATCCCAAGAGAAACGCTAGGGATTCACATGTTCCC gTCTTGGCACCTCTCCCAATTGGATTCGCTGTGTTCATGGTTCACCTGGCTACCATTCCGGTCACTGGAACTGGAATCAACCCGGCTAGAAGTTTTGGAGCTGCTGTGATTTACAATCAGGATAAGACATGGGATGACCAT TGGATTTTCTGGGTTGGACCTTTAATTGGTGCTGCCATCGCTGCGTTTTATTACCAATTCGTCCTCAGAGCATCTGCGGTTAAAGCTTTTGGATCCTTCAGGAGCAGCTCCGCCATATGA